A part of Haloarchaeobius sp. HME9146 genomic DNA contains:
- a CDS encoding DUF5810 domain-containing protein — MGYACPVCEVPHADAEHLANHLAFTAMLHSDEHEDWLDDHAPDWESSNPAELGPVVTEHVEEAEFDGVFDDTTHQHDHDHGHERFEDAVAEQVGRGAGGRGDLTSDQADVLEEARELTRQMHESDDGDENDDEDDSADTENE, encoded by the coding sequence ATGGGATACGCCTGTCCAGTGTGTGAGGTCCCACACGCCGACGCGGAGCACCTCGCGAACCACCTCGCGTTCACCGCGATGCTCCACAGCGACGAGCACGAGGACTGGCTCGACGACCACGCCCCCGACTGGGAGTCCTCGAACCCGGCCGAACTCGGCCCGGTCGTGACCGAACACGTCGAGGAAGCCGAGTTCGACGGCGTGTTCGACGACACGACGCACCAGCACGACCACGACCACGGCCACGAACGGTTCGAAGACGCCGTGGCGGAGCAGGTCGGGCGTGGTGCCGGCGGCCGCGGCGACCTCACCAGCGACCAGGCCGACGTGCTGGAGGAAGCCCGCGAGCTGACTCGGCAGATGCACGAATCCGACGACGGGGACGAGAACGACGACGAGGATGACTCGGCCGACACCGAAAACGAGTAA
- the rimI gene encoding ribosomal protein S18-alanine N-acetyltransferase, producing the protein MTTTAPTPSNDVTIRPAEQADLLAVYRIEKSSFPQPWPFDAFQRFLDTPGFLVATEGQKVTGYVVADCIPNHGRGIGHVKDLAVHPKRRGQGIGRQLLGRAIATLVTQGAGSVKLEVRETNDAAKNLYRDFGFEPLRKVPRYYDDGEAALVMVKEL; encoded by the coding sequence GTGACGACCACGGCCCCGACCCCGTCGAACGACGTGACCATCAGGCCGGCCGAACAGGCCGACCTGCTCGCCGTCTACCGCATCGAGAAATCGTCGTTCCCGCAGCCGTGGCCCTTCGACGCCTTCCAGCGCTTCCTCGACACGCCCGGCTTCCTCGTCGCCACCGAGGGCCAGAAGGTGACCGGCTACGTCGTCGCCGACTGCATCCCGAACCACGGCCGCGGTATCGGCCACGTCAAGGACCTCGCGGTCCACCCGAAACGCCGCGGCCAGGGCATCGGTCGGCAGCTGCTCGGTCGCGCCATCGCCACCCTCGTGACCCAGGGTGCCGGGTCGGTGAAGCTGGAGGTGCGCGAGACCAACGACGCCGCGAAGAACCTCTACCGGGACTTCGGGTTCGAGCCTCTCCGGAAGGTCCCGCGCTACTACGACGACGGCGAGGCCGCGCTCGTGATGGTCAAGGAACTCTGA
- a CDS encoding HPP family protein, which translates to MDHRQSLVAGGLFTVCGVVAWVTGLPFVFPSLGPTAFVLATAEDPGPRRIVGGHAIGAVVGFTANELVAPGLVATAQFAPFAPASARLAAAGALAVAGTTAGMRATGTVHPPACATTLILSLGLLGTLRAVGVVVAAVTLLYLTFRLATHVIDRHRGRTYPP; encoded by the coding sequence ATGGACCACCGCCAGAGCCTCGTCGCCGGCGGGCTGTTCACCGTCTGCGGCGTCGTCGCCTGGGTGACCGGCCTGCCGTTCGTCTTCCCGAGCCTGGGCCCGACCGCGTTCGTGCTCGCGACGGCCGAGGACCCCGGACCTCGCAGAATCGTCGGCGGCCACGCGATCGGCGCGGTCGTGGGCTTCACCGCCAACGAGCTCGTCGCGCCGGGGCTCGTCGCGACGGCACAGTTCGCGCCCTTCGCGCCGGCCTCGGCACGCCTCGCGGCCGCCGGTGCGCTCGCCGTCGCCGGAACGACGGCGGGGATGCGCGCGACCGGGACCGTCCACCCGCCCGCCTGTGCGACGACGCTCATCCTCTCGCTCGGACTCCTCGGAACCCTGCGGGCCGTCGGCGTGGTCGTCGCCGCCGTCACTCTGCTCTACCTGACCTTCCGGCTCGCGACCCATGTGATTGATAGGCACAGGGGACGAACCTACCCACCGTGA
- a CDS encoding aconitate hydratase — MGQTLTEKILEEHLVEGELETGEEIGIEIDQVLTQDTTGTMVWLQFEAMDLDEVQTEIAAQYCDHQTYQFDFKNTDDHRFLRSAAGTYGAYFSRPGNGICHNVHKENFAAPGKTMLGSDSHTPTPGGLGELAIGAGGIDVAVAMGGAPYYIEMPEVHNVRLEGELPEWSSAKDVILELLRRLSVKGGVGKVLEYTGPGVETLSVPERTTITNMGTELGATSSIFPTDEKTKDYLARQGREDDYEQVGPDEDAEYADTIVVDLSDIEPLIACPSMPDNVVPVREVAGEQVEQVMVGSCTNGGYEDILPAAKMVEGREVNKKTEMIVAPGSKQASELLAREGWVAEMMAAGVNFSEATCGACIGIGHVPASDSVSLRTFNRNFEGRSGIEDDNVYLCSPEVAAAAAIKGEIVDPRDLADELGDLDAPDYVLPDKYDGSKADLITPEEAVDDELIKGPNIGDVPLKDELDAKLEGEALLKMDDNITTDHIIPATQDILMYRSNVPKLSEFTLSRVDDTFAERSLEADGGFLVAGENYGQGSSREHAAMCPMYLGIEGVFAQSFARIHRANLFNFGIVPYLIDEETYEKLEQGDDLEVVDDVREGVDSGQEEFTVRVNDDWEFTATLDASERERDMLALGGKLAWTKEQATGGSGAAPADD, encoded by the coding sequence ATGGGACAGACTCTTACCGAGAAGATTCTCGAGGAGCACCTCGTCGAAGGTGAACTCGAGACAGGAGAGGAGATCGGGATCGAGATCGACCAGGTCCTCACGCAGGACACCACGGGGACGATGGTGTGGCTGCAGTTCGAGGCGATGGACCTGGACGAGGTCCAGACCGAGATCGCCGCCCAGTACTGCGACCACCAGACCTACCAGTTCGACTTCAAGAACACGGACGACCACCGCTTCCTCCGTTCCGCCGCGGGCACGTATGGCGCGTATTTCTCTCGCCCCGGCAACGGTATCTGCCACAACGTCCACAAGGAGAACTTCGCCGCACCCGGCAAGACGATGCTCGGGTCGGACTCCCACACGCCGACGCCCGGTGGCCTCGGCGAACTCGCCATCGGTGCCGGCGGTATCGACGTCGCCGTCGCCATGGGTGGGGCCCCGTACTACATCGAGATGCCCGAGGTACACAACGTCCGACTCGAGGGTGAACTCCCCGAGTGGTCCTCCGCGAAGGACGTCATCCTCGAGCTGCTCCGTCGCCTCTCCGTGAAGGGTGGCGTCGGCAAGGTCCTCGAGTACACCGGTCCCGGTGTCGAGACGCTCTCCGTGCCGGAGCGCACCACGATCACCAACATGGGTACCGAGCTCGGTGCGACCTCCTCCATCTTCCCGACCGACGAGAAGACGAAGGACTACCTCGCACGCCAGGGTCGCGAGGACGACTACGAACAGGTCGGTCCCGACGAGGACGCCGAGTACGCCGACACCATCGTCGTCGACCTCTCGGACATCGAACCGCTCATCGCGTGCCCGTCCATGCCCGACAACGTCGTGCCCGTCCGCGAGGTCGCGGGCGAGCAGGTCGAGCAGGTCATGGTCGGCTCCTGTACGAACGGTGGCTACGAGGACATCCTCCCCGCAGCCAAGATGGTCGAAGGCCGCGAGGTCAACAAGAAGACCGAGATGATCGTCGCACCCGGTTCGAAGCAGGCCTCCGAGCTGCTCGCCCGTGAGGGCTGGGTCGCGGAGATGATGGCCGCCGGTGTCAACTTCTCCGAGGCGACGTGTGGTGCCTGTATCGGCATCGGTCACGTCCCCGCCAGCGACTCCGTCTCCCTGCGTACCTTCAACCGCAACTTCGAGGGCCGCTCCGGTATCGAGGACGACAACGTCTACCTCTGCAGCCCCGAAGTCGCCGCGGCAGCCGCCATCAAGGGCGAGATCGTCGACCCGCGCGACCTCGCCGACGAACTCGGCGACCTCGACGCGCCCGACTACGTCCTGCCGGACAAGTACGACGGCTCGAAAGCAGACCTCATCACGCCCGAGGAGGCCGTCGACGACGAGCTCATCAAGGGCCCGAACATCGGCGACGTCCCGCTGAAGGACGAGCTCGACGCCAAGCTCGAGGGCGAGGCGCTGCTGAAGATGGACGACAACATCACGACCGACCACATCATCCCGGCGACCCAGGACATCCTGATGTACCGGTCGAACGTCCCGAAGCTCTCCGAGTTCACGCTCTCGCGTGTCGACGACACGTTCGCCGAGCGCTCGCTCGAGGCCGACGGCGGCTTCCTCGTCGCCGGCGAGAACTACGGGCAGGGCTCCTCGCGTGAGCACGCCGCGATGTGTCCGATGTACCTCGGCATCGAGGGCGTCTTCGCACAGAGCTTCGCGCGCATCCACCGCGCCAACCTGTTCAACTTCGGTATCGTGCCGTACCTCATCGACGAGGAGACGTACGAGAAGCTCGAGCAGGGCGACGACCTCGAGGTCGTCGACGACGTCCGCGAGGGTGTCGACTCCGGCCAGGAGGAGTTCACCGTCCGCGTCAACGACGACTGGGAGTTCACCGCGACGCTCGACGCGTCCGAGCGTGAGCGCGACATGCTCGCCCTCGGTGGCAAGCTCGCGTGGACGAAGGAGCAGGCGACCGGCGGCTCCGGTGCGGCACCAGCCGACGACTGA
- a CDS encoding deoxyuridine 5'-triphosphate nucleotidohydrolase has protein sequence MSRMHRSGAFVAEHVTPTTPQQVQPNGVDLTLDAVFEQREPGRIGRDGKEVGSRSELEPAQYEDDSPPTHYLEPGGYVVRYAERIHIPEGHVGFLYPRSSLLRNSCMLNTAVWDAGYEGRGEGLLQVHHDIELEEGARIAQLVLAEAAHEEEYDGSYQNENL, from the coding sequence ATCTCGCGTATGCACCGTTCAGGCGCTTTCGTCGCAGAGCACGTGACACCGACTACCCCACAGCAGGTCCAGCCCAATGGGGTCGACCTCACGCTCGACGCCGTGTTCGAACAACGCGAGCCGGGGCGCATCGGCCGCGACGGCAAGGAGGTCGGCTCCCGGAGCGAACTCGAACCCGCCCAGTACGAGGACGACTCGCCGCCGACGCACTACCTCGAACCCGGCGGCTACGTGGTCCGGTACGCCGAGCGCATCCACATCCCCGAGGGCCACGTCGGCTTCCTCTACCCGCGCTCGTCGCTCCTGCGCAACTCCTGCATGCTGAACACGGCGGTATGGGACGCCGGCTACGAGGGTCGCGGTGAGGGCCTATTGCAGGTCCACCACGACATCGAACTGGAGGAGGGTGCCCGCATCGCCCAGCTCGTGCTCGCCGAGGCAGCCCACGAAGAAGAGTACGACGGCAGCTACCAGAACGAGAACCTCTAA
- a CDS encoding LVIVD repeat-containing protein — MTHDTDRGFDRRTVIKTAAAGALGLAATGTASAHDGLGSSGSTTTSGDHDHTDPTQHTDSENVEKLDYHSLGGVGTSSNAGRPEEPHYGAITEIRTHGDFAYVGFFSSDDPTNDRGMAILDISEFTDAESFTELRNAELSVLSFVRNDDAASAVMDVKVSADGAYVFLSKQPYTALFNETDPTPGTDGESTDATAGSVVAVDVRDKGNPEVVGAYTAWTTGSHNATYHRVGGEDYVFACKDLDADGTAGLYALHFDRATGQFTLVNRWTIDGDGGVGTGGTKYIHDITIQDDPRTGKPTGYLSYWDMGLRVLDLSDPANIEEIGRFEMDRAHYAEPAPVLLDGRRIVVAGQETPSVDGGSSGELYLLDADGLDEGYDGSPNLAELDSWELLSDTSFQNFTLSPHNFDVTEDGWVHLAHYHGGVRYLDIDTDIWQLREKGYYLPHEDVPEDSKMEGLNSATPFTWGAVERDGITFAADINTGVYALRHEYIPFDADGGTHVTAEREDDGSTFTAGQTNRVDLTIATDTEVRVRDEIPAEWAVVGGDATTTETVNGRTEVTFDLPTEGDELTYFAEAPSGLENTQTYTFGPVSYSTDGGETWTPLPETTEDNTVLGVSSGGLGALGVVGAGSAAYQVRDRLLGSLPGVDTELHDHPDREE, encoded by the coding sequence CGGGTCCACCACGACCAGCGGCGACCACGACCACACCGACCCCACCCAGCACACCGACAGCGAGAACGTCGAGAAGCTGGACTACCACAGCCTCGGGGGCGTCGGCACCTCGAGCAACGCGGGGCGGCCCGAGGAGCCACACTACGGCGCCATCACCGAGATTCGGACCCACGGCGACTTCGCCTACGTCGGGTTCTTCTCCTCGGACGACCCGACGAACGACCGCGGCATGGCCATCCTCGACATCTCCGAGTTCACCGACGCCGAGTCGTTCACCGAACTGCGGAACGCCGAGCTCTCGGTGCTCTCGTTCGTCCGCAACGACGACGCCGCCTCCGCCGTGATGGACGTGAAGGTCTCGGCGGACGGCGCGTACGTCTTTCTCTCGAAGCAGCCCTACACCGCGCTGTTCAACGAGACGGACCCGACACCCGGCACCGACGGCGAGTCGACCGACGCCACGGCGGGGAGCGTCGTCGCGGTCGACGTCCGGGACAAGGGCAACCCCGAGGTGGTCGGGGCCTACACCGCCTGGACGACCGGGAGCCACAACGCCACCTACCACCGGGTCGGCGGCGAGGACTACGTCTTCGCCTGCAAGGACCTCGACGCCGACGGGACCGCGGGTCTCTACGCGCTGCACTTCGACCGAGCGACCGGCCAGTTCACGCTGGTGAACCGCTGGACCATCGACGGCGACGGTGGCGTCGGCACCGGCGGCACGAAGTACATCCACGACATCACCATCCAGGACGACCCCCGGACCGGGAAACCGACCGGCTACCTCTCGTACTGGGACATGGGGTTGCGCGTACTCGACCTCTCTGACCCGGCGAACATCGAGGAGATCGGCCGGTTCGAGATGGACCGGGCGCACTACGCCGAACCCGCGCCCGTCCTGCTGGACGGCCGGCGCATCGTCGTCGCCGGACAGGAGACGCCGAGCGTCGACGGCGGCTCCTCGGGGGAACTCTACTTGCTCGACGCCGACGGGCTGGACGAGGGGTACGACGGCTCGCCCAACCTGGCCGAACTGGACTCGTGGGAGCTCCTCTCGGACACCAGCTTCCAGAACTTCACCCTGAGCCCGCACAATTTCGACGTGACCGAGGACGGCTGGGTCCACCTCGCCCACTACCACGGTGGCGTCCGGTACCTCGACATCGACACGGACATCTGGCAACTCCGCGAGAAGGGGTACTACCTGCCCCACGAGGACGTGCCCGAGGACTCGAAGATGGAGGGGTTGAACTCCGCAACCCCGTTCACCTGGGGCGCGGTCGAGCGAGACGGCATCACCTTCGCCGCGGACATCAACACCGGCGTCTACGCGCTCCGGCACGAGTACATCCCGTTCGACGCCGACGGCGGGACCCACGTCACCGCCGAGCGCGAGGACGACGGCTCGACGTTCACGGCCGGCCAGACCAACCGGGTCGACCTCACCATCGCGACCGACACCGAGGTCCGGGTCCGCGACGAGATTCCAGCCGAGTGGGCCGTCGTCGGCGGTGATGCCACGACGACCGAGACGGTCAACGGCCGGACCGAAGTCACGTTCGACCTGCCCACCGAAGGCGACGAGCTGACCTACTTCGCAGAGGCCCCGAGCGGCCTGGAGAACACGCAGACGTACACCTTCGGCCCCGTCTCCTACAGCACCGACGGCGGCGAGACGTGGACCCCGCTGCCCGAGACGACCGAGGACAACACGGTGCTGGGCGTCTCCTCGGGCGGCCTCGGAGCCCTCGGCGTCGTCGGGGCCGGGAGCGCGGCTTATCAGGTTCGCGACCGCCTGCTCGGGTCGTTGCCCGGCGTCGACACCGAACTCCACGACCACCCTGACCGCGAGGAGTAA